In Streptomyces sp. SN-593, a single genomic region encodes these proteins:
- a CDS encoding ABC transporter permease: MSAPALPAAGRGPASRLTQAWVLALRSVTLLGRDTAEIAGALITPLVFFAGFYVPMRGVMEQRGIDYVQWLPPIVVLQAMIFVAMSSADAVAADVQQGMVTRFRTMPLGRLAPVAGRLGADLCRAVLALATAVGTAAAFGFRFRAGPGPAVGFAVLALAFALCLAVGCVALGLAVGNPEYTASAMLVPQLLLTMLSTGFTPVSGFPGWIRPFVRNQPVSQAADALRSLAAGGPTARPVTITCVWLVALLAAFTWLVHRVLGRMNRTKGRRR; encoded by the coding sequence ATGAGCGCGCCGGCACTGCCCGCCGCCGGGCGGGGGCCCGCCTCCCGGCTCACCCAGGCCTGGGTGCTGGCGCTGCGGTCGGTGACCCTGCTCGGCCGGGACACCGCCGAGATCGCCGGCGCCCTGATCACCCCGCTGGTGTTCTTCGCGGGCTTCTACGTGCCGATGCGCGGCGTGATGGAGCAGCGCGGCATCGACTACGTCCAGTGGCTGCCGCCGATCGTCGTCCTCCAGGCGATGATCTTCGTGGCGATGAGCTCCGCCGACGCCGTCGCCGCCGACGTCCAGCAGGGCATGGTCACCCGGTTCCGCACCATGCCGCTCGGGCGGCTCGCCCCCGTGGCCGGGCGGCTCGGTGCCGACCTGTGCCGCGCGGTCCTCGCGCTGGCCACCGCGGTCGGCACGGCCGCCGCCTTCGGGTTCAGGTTCCGGGCCGGCCCCGGACCGGCGGTCGGCTTCGCGGTCCTCGCGCTGGCGTTCGCACTGTGCCTGGCGGTCGGCTGCGTCGCGCTCGGCCTGGCCGTCGGCAACCCGGAGTACACCGCGTCGGCGATGCTCGTACCGCAACTGCTGCTCACCATGCTCTCCACCGGCTTCACCCCGGTGAGCGGGTTCCCCGGCTGGATCCGGCCGTTCGTGCGCAACCAGCCCGTCTCGCAGGCGGCGGACGCGCTCCGGTCACTGGCCGCCGGCGGGCCCACCGCCCGCCCGGTGACCATCACCTGCGTCTGGCTGGTGGCGCTGCTCGCCGCCTTCACCTGGCTGGTCCACCGCGTGCTGGGCCGGATGAACCGCACGAAGGGGCGCCGCCGATGA
- a CDS encoding SDR family NAD(P)-dependent oxidoreductase produces the protein MSLEPAASATPDPTAASPSPASPASPGRQAPSAGPAVSPAPSQSAPPAAPAAPADPVPTAPLEFPASYDQERMWFFHRLDPGNPTYNVPLVLRLRGALDAARLDRALRRVVERHEILRTTYAAGTDGALRQFVHERADVRLEVRDLGGPAPAEPATDDPRVRASVRETVRAPFDLTGRPPLRARLVRLAADDHLLVFCVHHIATDGWSLGLLVTELDAFYRADAEGRPDGLPDLPIQYADYAEWQRDTLTPEALADRYDHWREVLAGLPPRIALPTDRPRPAEPTFRGARVDFDLPAGTARGIRALARRHGATLHMALLAGWNALLHRYGAGSRIVVGTLLANRDNEQLAPLMGLFVNTLPVRVDVDPDQPFTALLAAVRAASLDVQAHQDTPVDGLVHALGAGQDAGGGRSGASHDGAGGNPLFQVLFALQNFADQRLRLGGLDVERVDDEEESTRFDLELHVWEHPEHLHGSLVFDTDLFDLATAERIAAHYRRLLDSAVLDPDAPVGRLPLRPAPRERELAEAMARGGLLVRDAGGLVPPEGVPGEVWTADGAHTGLRGVLGPDGAVRVLDAVGFDGVVPGRVEIGGRSVQPAAVEEELLRAAPGLADVAVVPRAGADGGAELLAYVVPDGPADTADLAAHLPVPGSVVPVSRLPLTPDGAVDVPALLRLPVADAIEAGRLEKRLRADRPGARVAVLPAPAAPASLPRLPRPSAPAVRQPAGAPGPAAAPADGPPALVDGGPAVPPVDRTLVETLERVAGSAVGDLVLLREDGGSTRLAYGELRERALRALGGLRALGLGPGDRVLLQLEDHVAFLTVLWACVLGGQVAVPLAVPADYAAGDAACGRLRGAWDALERPLVVTADARLAELRAAAAGWPDLRAAGSDALCAAGPAAPRPADPDDPVLLMLTSGSTGRPKAVVLRHRNVLARSAGTAALNGLGPQDVSVNWLPLDHVGGVVMFHLRDTYLGCRQVHAPARWVLRDPLRWLDLAHRHRATMTWAPNFAFGLVGDRAAELPERGAGWDLSPLRFVMNAGEAIVPRVARRWLRLLAPFGLPGTAMRPAWGMSETSSAMVYSDRFTLGTTSDDDAFAEVGAPLPGCAVRIVDGPQEAPRVLAEGATGRLQVRGATVTTGYLAAPEQNAAAFTGDGWFDTGDLGTLTGGRLTLTGRAKDVVILNGVNHHSHEIESAVEELDCVEPSFTAAVAVRPPGAGGDELAVFFHPRGADGPEETARRVRHAVLDRIGVNPRFVLPVEQAEIPKTEIGKIQRAALRARFEAGAFTALDTATLPDHFHRPVWVPRALPPSPPEQAATPEPGAPPEQAPPGPVLLLPDGGGVAGRLAVLLRAAGREVVVADGPGAGPPEGCRPAAVVDLRCFGGRPAAGTRQDRREGYGLLELPRRCGRAGAVYVVTCDAVAALPHEVPDPERAALAGVLATLGHELPGARVLHLDLPDGDADEVAALLAAEVDRLPRERVVAHREGRRLARRLVPAREAGPDRPPFRPGGRYLVTGGAGGVGLLLARELTEVYGAGVLCLGRGPRPDALVPAAEYVRADVADAAAVGRAVREAEERWGARLDGVLHLAGAYREVPLDACAPADLDAALAAKADGARVLADLLGDREGLLFVAFSSVNGLFGGASVAGYSAASAYLDALAVGLRARGLDAYSLGWSMWDETGMSAGHPMKSLTRARGYRVLPPDEALASLAVALGRRAPHQLVGLDPGRPWIAAHLAGPAQPLTELAVHAEEETALGEAGPDRFGTLPAPRRVVVGPLPVDPVTGEVDRERLAKSGAREGAADGAPREGLESVIAAVWAEVLGAEGITRGASFFDLGGGSLQATRVHGLLQDRLGREVPMVELFRRPTLRALAEALEPAGAPAPAAGARGRGRAERRLRAAAARRDR, from the coding sequence ATGTCCCTGGAACCCGCAGCGTCCGCCACTCCGGACCCCACCGCCGCGTCCCCGTCCCCCGCCTCACCCGCCTCACCCGGCCGGCAAGCACCGTCCGCCGGGCCCGCCGTGTCCCCGGCGCCGTCCCAGTCCGCACCGCCTGCCGCACCCGCCGCACCCGCCGACCCGGTGCCGACGGCGCCGCTGGAGTTCCCCGCCTCCTACGACCAGGAGCGCATGTGGTTCTTCCACCGGCTCGACCCGGGCAACCCCACCTACAACGTGCCGCTGGTCCTGCGGCTGCGCGGTGCGCTCGACGCGGCGCGGCTGGACCGCGCGCTGCGGCGCGTGGTGGAGCGCCACGAGATCCTGCGGACCACGTACGCCGCCGGAACCGACGGCGCGCTGCGCCAGTTCGTGCACGAGCGCGCGGACGTCCGTCTGGAGGTCCGCGACCTCGGCGGCCCGGCTCCCGCCGAGCCGGCGACGGACGATCCGCGGGTGCGGGCGAGCGTGCGCGAGACGGTGCGCGCGCCGTTCGACCTGACCGGCCGGCCACCGCTGCGGGCACGGCTGGTCCGGCTGGCCGCGGACGACCACCTGCTGGTGTTCTGCGTGCACCACATCGCCACCGACGGCTGGTCGCTCGGACTGCTGGTGACCGAACTCGACGCGTTCTACCGCGCCGACGCCGAGGGTCGGCCGGACGGACTGCCGGACCTGCCCATCCAGTACGCCGACTACGCCGAGTGGCAGCGGGACACCCTCACACCGGAGGCGCTGGCCGACCGCTACGACCACTGGCGCGAGGTGCTGGCCGGCCTGCCGCCGAGGATCGCCCTGCCCACCGACCGGCCGCGGCCGGCGGAGCCGACCTTCCGCGGTGCCCGCGTGGACTTCGACCTGCCGGCCGGCACCGCGCGCGGGATACGCGCGCTCGCCCGCCGGCACGGCGCCACCTTGCACATGGCGCTGCTCGCCGGCTGGAACGCGCTGCTGCACCGCTACGGGGCCGGCTCACGCATCGTGGTCGGCACCCTGCTCGCCAACCGGGACAACGAGCAACTGGCGCCGCTGATGGGCCTGTTCGTCAACACCCTGCCGGTCCGCGTGGACGTCGATCCCGACCAGCCGTTCACCGCGCTGCTGGCGGCGGTCCGGGCGGCCTCGCTCGACGTGCAGGCCCACCAGGACACGCCGGTGGACGGTCTGGTGCACGCGCTCGGCGCCGGCCAGGACGCCGGCGGCGGCCGGTCGGGCGCCTCCCACGACGGCGCCGGCGGCAACCCGCTGTTCCAGGTGCTGTTCGCGCTGCAGAACTTCGCCGACCAGCGGCTCCGGTTGGGCGGTCTGGACGTGGAGCGCGTGGACGACGAGGAGGAGTCCACCCGCTTCGACCTCGAACTGCACGTGTGGGAGCACCCCGAGCACCTGCACGGCTCCCTCGTGTTCGACACGGACCTGTTCGACCTGGCGACCGCCGAGCGGATCGCCGCCCACTACCGCCGGTTGCTGGACTCCGCCGTCCTCGACCCGGACGCGCCGGTCGGCCGGCTGCCGCTGCGCCCGGCGCCGCGGGAGCGGGAGCTGGCGGAGGCGATGGCGCGCGGCGGGCTGCTGGTCCGCGACGCGGGCGGGCTGGTGCCGCCCGAGGGTGTGCCGGGAGAGGTGTGGACGGCCGACGGCGCGCACACCGGCCTGCGGGGCGTGCTCGGGCCCGACGGCGCCGTGCGGGTGCTGGACGCGGTGGGCTTCGACGGTGTGGTGCCCGGTCGCGTGGAGATCGGCGGGCGGAGCGTCCAGCCGGCCGCCGTGGAGGAGGAGTTGCTGCGCGCCGCGCCCGGCCTGGCGGACGTGGCGGTCGTACCGCGCGCGGGCGCGGACGGCGGGGCGGAACTGCTCGCCTACGTGGTGCCGGACGGGCCGGCGGACACCGCCGACCTGGCCGCGCACCTGCCGGTGCCGGGGTCGGTGGTGCCGGTGTCGCGGCTGCCGCTGACACCGGACGGCGCGGTGGACGTGCCCGCGCTGCTGCGACTGCCGGTCGCCGACGCGATCGAGGCGGGCCGACTGGAGAAGCGGCTGCGCGCCGACCGGCCCGGTGCCCGGGTCGCGGTGCTGCCGGCCCCGGCCGCGCCGGCCTCGCTCCCCCGTCTCCCCCGGCCGTCCGCCCCGGCCGTCCGGCAGCCGGCCGGCGCCCCCGGCCCCGCCGCGGCTCCGGCGGACGGGCCGCCGGCCCTGGTCGACGGCGGGCCGGCCGTGCCCCCGGTGGACCGCACGCTCGTCGAGACGCTGGAGCGCGTGGCCGGCTCGGCCGTCGGCGACCTCGTCCTGCTGCGCGAGGACGGCGGCTCGACCCGGCTGGCCTACGGCGAGCTGCGGGAGCGGGCGCTGCGGGCGCTGGGCGGGCTGCGGGCCCTCGGCCTGGGGCCGGGCGACCGGGTGCTGCTGCAACTGGAGGACCACGTCGCCTTCCTGACGGTGCTGTGGGCGTGCGTGCTCGGCGGCCAGGTCGCGGTGCCGCTGGCGGTGCCCGCCGACTACGCCGCGGGCGACGCGGCGTGCGGCCGGCTGCGGGGGGCGTGGGACGCACTGGAGCGCCCGCTCGTGGTGACCGCGGACGCGCGCCTGGCGGAGCTGCGGGCCGCCGCCGCGGGCTGGCCGGACCTGCGCGCCGCCGGGTCGGACGCGCTCTGCGCCGCCGGGCCGGCGGCGCCCCGCCCGGCCGACCCGGACGACCCGGTGCTGCTGATGCTCACCTCCGGCAGCACCGGCCGGCCGAAGGCGGTGGTGCTGCGGCACCGCAACGTGCTCGCCCGCAGCGCGGGCACCGCGGCCCTCAACGGGCTCGGCCCGCAGGACGTGTCGGTGAACTGGCTGCCGCTGGACCACGTCGGCGGGGTGGTGATGTTCCACCTGCGGGACACCTACCTCGGCTGCCGCCAGGTGCACGCCCCCGCCCGCTGGGTGCTGCGCGACCCGCTGCGCTGGCTGGACCTGGCGCACCGCCACCGCGCGACCATGACGTGGGCGCCGAACTTCGCGTTCGGGCTGGTCGGCGACCGCGCGGCGGAGCTGCCGGAGCGCGGCGCCGGCTGGGACCTGTCGCCGCTGCGGTTCGTGATGAACGCGGGCGAGGCGATCGTGCCGCGGGTGGCCCGCCGCTGGCTGCGGCTGCTCGCGCCGTTCGGGCTGCCCGGCACCGCGATGCGCCCGGCGTGGGGGATGTCGGAGACCTCCTCGGCGATGGTCTACTCCGACCGGTTCACGCTGGGGACGACCTCCGACGACGACGCCTTCGCGGAGGTCGGCGCGCCGCTGCCCGGCTGCGCGGTACGGATCGTGGACGGTCCGCAGGAGGCCCCCCGCGTGCTGGCCGAGGGCGCGACCGGGCGGCTCCAGGTGCGCGGTGCCACCGTGACGACCGGCTACCTCGCGGCCCCGGAGCAGAACGCGGCGGCGTTCACGGGCGACGGCTGGTTCGACACCGGCGACCTCGGCACGCTGACCGGCGGCCGGCTGACTCTGACCGGCCGTGCCAAGGACGTGGTGATCCTCAACGGCGTCAACCACCACAGCCATGAGATCGAGTCGGCGGTGGAGGAACTGGACTGCGTGGAGCCGTCGTTCACCGCCGCGGTGGCGGTGCGGCCGCCCGGGGCGGGCGGCGACGAACTGGCGGTGTTCTTCCACCCGCGCGGCGCGGACGGGCCGGAGGAGACCGCCCGCCGGGTGCGGCACGCGGTGCTGGACCGGATCGGCGTGAACCCCCGGTTCGTGCTGCCGGTGGAGCAGGCGGAGATCCCGAAGACGGAGATCGGGAAGATCCAGCGGGCCGCGCTGCGGGCCCGCTTCGAGGCCGGTGCGTTCACCGCGCTGGACACGGCCACCCTGCCCGACCACTTCCACCGGCCGGTGTGGGTGCCGCGCGCCCTGCCGCCGTCCCCGCCCGAGCAGGCCGCCACACCCGAGCCGGGCGCCCCACCCGAGCAGGCCCCGCCCGGTCCGGTGCTCCTGCTGCCGGACGGCGGCGGCGTCGCCGGGCGCCTCGCCGTCCTGCTGCGCGCCGCCGGCCGGGAGGTCGTCGTGGCGGACGGGCCCGGCGCCGGTCCGCCCGAGGGCTGCCGGCCCGCGGCCGTGGTGGACCTGCGCTGCTTCGGCGGCCGGCCGGCCGCCGGCACGCGGCAGGACCGCCGGGAGGGGTACGGCCTGCTGGAGCTGCCCCGGCGGTGCGGCCGGGCCGGCGCGGTGTACGTGGTGACCTGTGACGCGGTGGCCGCGCTCCCCCACGAGGTCCCGGACCCGGAACGGGCCGCGCTGGCCGGGGTGCTGGCCACCCTCGGCCACGAGCTGCCCGGCGCACGGGTGCTGCACCTGGACCTCCCGGACGGCGACGCGGACGAGGTCGCGGCGCTGCTCGCCGCGGAGGTGGACCGTCTGCCGCGCGAGCGCGTGGTGGCCCACCGCGAAGGCCGGCGCCTGGCCCGGCGGCTGGTGCCCGCGCGGGAGGCCGGCCCGGACCGGCCGCCGTTCCGCCCGGGCGGCCGCTACCTGGTCACCGGCGGCGCCGGAGGCGTCGGCCTGCTGCTGGCCCGGGAGTTGACCGAGGTGTACGGCGCCGGGGTGCTGTGCCTGGGGCGTGGGCCGCGGCCGGACGCCCTCGTCCCGGCGGCGGAGTACGTCCGCGCCGATGTCGCGGACGCCGCGGCCGTGGGCCGGGCGGTGCGGGAGGCCGAGGAGCGGTGGGGGGCGCGACTGGACGGGGTGCTGCACCTCGCGGGCGCCTACCGCGAGGTTCCGCTCGACGCCTGCGCGCCCGCCGACCTGGACGCGGCGCTGGCCGCCAAGGCCGACGGCGCGCGGGTGCTGGCCGACCTGCTCGGGGACCGGGAGGGCTTGCTCTTCGTCGCGTTCTCCTCGGTGAACGGCCTGTTCGGCGGCGCCTCGGTGGCGGGCTACTCCGCCGCCTCGGCGTACCTGGACGCGCTCGCGGTGGGGCTGCGGGCCCGCGGCCTGGACGCGTACAGCCTGGGGTGGAGCATGTGGGACGAGACCGGGATGAGCGCCGGCCACCCGATGAAGAGCCTGACCCGGGCGCGGGGGTACCGGGTGCTGCCGCCGGACGAGGCGCTGGCCTCGCTCGCGGTGGCGCTCGGCCGGCGGGCGCCGCACCAACTGGTGGGCCTGGACCCGGGCCGGCCGTGGATCGCCGCGCACCTGGCGGGCCCCGCACAGCCGTTGACGGAGCTGGCCGTGCACGCGGAGGAGGAGACCGCGCTGGGCGAGGCGGGCCCGGACCGGTTCGGGACCCTGCCCGCGCCGCGCCGGGTGGTCGTCGGGCCGCTGCCGGTGGACCCGGTCACCGGCGAGGTGGACCGGGAGCGGCTGGCGAAGTCCGGCGCCCGGGAGGGCGCCGCGGACGGCGCGCCGCGCGAGGGTCTGGAGTCGGTGATCGCCGCCGTGTGGGCGGAGGTGCTGGGCGCCGAGGGCATCACGCGGGGCGCGAGCTTCTTCGACCTGGGCGGTGGCTCGCTCCAGGCCACGCGGGTGCACGGGCTGCTCCAGGACCGGCTGGGCCGCGAGGTGCCGATGGTGGAGCTGTTCCGCCGTCCCACGCTGCGCGCGCTGGCCGAGGCGTTGGAGCCGGCGGGCGCGCCGGCACCGGCGGCGGGCGCGCGGGGCCGCGGCCGGGCGGAGCGGCGGCTGCGCGCGGCGGCGGCCCGCCGGGACCGCTGA
- a CDS encoding ABC transporter substrate-binding protein, producing MHSTTRTPRRAPRALAVAAAALGLLLGAAACGSDGHDDAGGAGTPAASSSTGTSTGFPLTVKDSQGGTTLKAAPKKVVALTAVDLDAALAASVVPVLAPSNPFSADGSYPWLKGKLTAATQLVPLTTTPPFEKIAALSPDLILDTGDYAPQDTYGKLSEIAPTLAPLASAAADTWQDRQRQIGRALGRSEQSDAAITSAQNAVTTEKAEHPGLAGRTFSVTYAADAAQIVTLSSPQDFAVRFLQSLGLKQAPALTALAKNSNGVGMVSKEKLDLLSADLMLAAYQTPALEKEIGRSPLMASAAKGHTLQEVDLTTITLLRNPSTLGLPWVLDQLDPSLAKTAS from the coding sequence ATGCACAGCACCACCCGTACGCCCAGACGTGCCCCGCGCGCCCTCGCCGTCGCCGCGGCCGCCCTCGGGCTCTTGCTGGGCGCCGCCGCGTGCGGCTCCGACGGCCATGACGACGCCGGCGGCGCCGGCACCCCGGCCGCGTCGAGCAGCACCGGCACGTCCACCGGATTCCCGCTCACCGTCAAGGACTCGCAGGGCGGCACCACCCTCAAGGCCGCGCCCAAGAAGGTCGTCGCGCTCACCGCCGTCGACCTCGACGCCGCACTCGCCGCCAGCGTCGTACCGGTGCTGGCCCCCAGCAACCCCTTCTCCGCCGACGGCAGCTACCCCTGGCTGAAGGGCAAGCTCACCGCCGCCACGCAGCTCGTGCCCCTCACCACCACCCCTCCGTTTGAGAAGATCGCCGCCCTCAGCCCCGACCTCATCCTCGACACCGGCGACTACGCCCCGCAGGACACTTACGGGAAGCTCTCCGAGATCGCGCCCACCCTGGCCCCCCTCGCCTCGGCTGCCGCCGACACCTGGCAGGACCGCCAGCGGCAGATCGGCCGCGCCCTCGGCCGCTCCGAGCAGTCCGACGCGGCGATCACCAGCGCGCAGAACGCGGTGACCACCGAGAAGGCCGAGCACCCCGGGCTCGCGGGCAGGACCTTCAGCGTCACCTACGCCGCCGACGCCGCGCAGATCGTCACCCTGTCCTCGCCGCAGGACTTCGCCGTCCGGTTCCTCCAGTCCCTCGGCCTGAAGCAGGCGCCCGCGCTCACCGCGCTCGCGAAGAACAGCAACGGCGTCGGCATGGTCAGCAAGGAGAAGCTCGACCTGCTGTCGGCCGACCTCATGCTCGCCGCCTACCAGACGCCCGCGCTGGAGAAGGAGATCGGGCGGTCACCGCTGATGGCCTCGGCGGCCAAGGGCCACACCCTCCAGGAGGTCGACCTCACCACGATCACCCTCCTGCGCAACCCTTCGACGCTGGGCCTGCCGTGGGTCCTCGACCAGCTCGACCCGTCCCTGGCGAAGACCGCTTCCTGA
- a CDS encoding ATP-binding cassette domain-containing protein, with the protein MTTTPAAVVAEDLRLSYGSHAALDGLSLTVAAGEIVGLLGPNGAGKTTTVHVLSTLELPDSGTATVAGYDVRERPAEVRGAIALTGQYASVDEELTGRENLVLFARLLGLRKAAAKQRAAELLAAFDLVEAADRRTATYSGGMRRRLDLAAGLVRDPAVVFLDEPTTGLDPRSRLALWAAVRELRARGVAVLLTTQYLEEADQLADRIVVIDRGRAIAIGTPHQLKEQVGGTFCEVTPADPADVPRVLAALAGLGADARDDTVALPAPDGPATLTEAVRRTEAAGVALTDIALRRPSLDEVFLALTGSTPTADTPANTQAPTAAPPTGDTPATQAPTALTSATDTSPDASTPGADALGTPAGRSPAGPPAAAAPAATTAGVPREDPR; encoded by the coding sequence ATGACCACCACCCCCGCGGCCGTCGTCGCCGAGGACCTGCGCCTGTCCTACGGGTCGCACGCCGCGCTCGACGGCCTGTCGCTGACCGTCGCCGCCGGCGAGATCGTCGGCCTGCTCGGCCCCAACGGCGCCGGCAAGACCACCACCGTGCACGTGCTGTCCACGCTGGAACTGCCGGACTCCGGGACCGCCACCGTCGCCGGGTACGACGTGCGGGAGCGCCCCGCCGAGGTCCGCGGCGCGATCGCGCTGACCGGGCAGTACGCCTCCGTGGACGAGGAGCTGACCGGGCGGGAGAACCTGGTGCTCTTCGCCCGGCTGCTCGGCCTGCGCAAGGCCGCCGCCAAGCAGCGCGCCGCCGAACTCCTCGCCGCCTTCGACCTGGTGGAGGCCGCCGACCGGCGGACGGCCACCTACTCCGGCGGCATGCGCCGCCGCCTGGACCTCGCGGCCGGGCTGGTGCGCGACCCCGCCGTGGTCTTCCTCGACGAGCCCACCACCGGCCTCGACCCGCGCAGCCGGCTCGCCCTGTGGGCCGCCGTCCGGGAACTGCGCGCCCGGGGCGTCGCGGTGCTGCTCACCACCCAGTACCTGGAGGAGGCCGACCAGTTGGCCGACCGGATCGTGGTCATCGACCGCGGCCGGGCGATCGCCATCGGCACCCCGCACCAGCTCAAGGAGCAGGTCGGCGGGACCTTCTGCGAGGTCACCCCGGCCGACCCGGCGGACGTCCCGCGGGTGCTCGCCGCCTTGGCGGGACTCGGCGCCGACGCGCGGGACGACACCGTCGCCCTGCCCGCCCCCGACGGGCCGGCCACCCTCACCGAGGCGGTCCGCCGCACCGAGGCGGCGGGTGTGGCCCTCACCGACATCGCCCTGCGCCGGCCCTCGCTGGACGAGGTCTTCCTCGCCCTCACCGGAAGCACGCCCACCGCGGACACGCCCGCCAACACGCAGGCACCCACCGCGGCCCCGCCCACCGGGGACACGCCCGCCACACAGGCACCCACCGCGCTGACGTCCGCCACCGACACGTCACCCGACGCGTCGACTCCCGGCGCGGACGCGCTCGGTACGCCCGCCGGCCGGTCCCCAGCCGGGCCACCCGCGGCCGCCGCCCCGGCCGCCACCACCGCCGGCGTCCCGCGCGAGGACCCTCGATGA
- a CDS encoding ABC transporter permease yields MSTTTATTTTATTGAFGQGALQAGRLLRRWSRSPLVFVQALVFPVCLLLVFRLVFGSTVAASSGGDSLNRFVPLATLVGTVFGGVGSGASLIRERQSGLLDRFRAMPVHRSSLLIGRLEAELARALVTAAAFLAVGYALGFRAHGDLGAAALPLFLAVPLLLGLGFAALVCAVAAHARSTAVLSGLSMLFTLMLFFNTGFAPADSYPGALRPLVRALPLSCGADAMRGLADAGAVRAPLLGTVAWTVGLVAVFGVIAVRGLSRPARGDRT; encoded by the coding sequence ATGAGCACCACCACCGCCACCACGACGACCGCCACCACGGGCGCGTTCGGACAGGGCGCCCTCCAGGCCGGGCGGTTGTTGCGCCGGTGGTCGCGCTCGCCCCTGGTGTTCGTCCAGGCCCTGGTCTTCCCGGTCTGCCTGCTGCTGGTCTTCCGGCTCGTCTTCGGCTCCACCGTCGCGGCGTCCTCCGGCGGCGACAGCCTCAACCGCTTCGTGCCGCTCGCCACCCTCGTCGGCACCGTCTTCGGCGGCGTCGGCAGCGGCGCCTCCCTCATCCGCGAGCGCCAGTCGGGCCTGCTCGACAGGTTCCGCGCGATGCCCGTGCACCGCTCGTCCCTGCTGATCGGGCGACTGGAGGCCGAACTGGCCCGCGCGCTGGTGACCGCCGCCGCCTTCCTCGCGGTCGGGTACGCCCTGGGCTTCCGCGCCCACGGCGACCTGGGCGCGGCCGCGCTGCCGCTCTTCCTGGCCGTGCCGCTGCTGCTCGGCCTCGGCTTCGCGGCCCTGGTGTGCGCGGTCGCCGCCCACGCCCGCAGCACCGCCGTCCTCAGCGGGCTGTCGATGCTCTTCACGCTCATGCTCTTCTTCAACACCGGCTTCGCACCGGCCGACTCCTACCCCGGCGCGCTGCGCCCGCTCGTCCGCGCCCTGCCGCTGAGCTGCGGCGCGGACGCGATGCGCGGACTGGCCGACGCGGGCGCGGTGCGGGCCCCGCTGCTGGGCACCGTCGCCTGGACGGTCGGTCTGGTCGCCGTCTTCGGCGTGATCGCCGTCCGCGGGCTGTCCCGCCCCGCCCGCGGCGACCGCACCTGA